A single genomic interval of Buchnera aphidicola str. Bp (Baizongia pistaciae) harbors:
- the ligA gene encoding NAD-dependent DNA ligase LigA codes for MKDIKNYILKLQDEIRYHAYLYHTLNSPKISDEKYDFLVIELQRLEKKCKYSVRFKDSPTQSVGSENLPEFKKFSHITPMLSLNNVFIKNDFLKFYKKIVNNITVEKIFFCSELKFDGVAINLIYINGLLFRAVTRGNGYEGEDVTSNVNMISSVPKKLIGIDIPETLEVRGEIFMLKSDFKKLNVRLTKFKKKLFSNSRNAASGSLRHKNAKVTELRSLTFYCYGCGYCSYENFTDSHFLRLKKLKSWGFPISDYNFLHSSYDEILRFYNFIQNERYFLNFNIDGIVIKVDSICLQKSLSTTSKAPRWAVAYKFSDKIKITTIMNILYQVGRTGVITPVAQVTPIYISGVLIKKVSLHNFNEIRRLNLNIGDSVFIKRSGDVIPHIIEVASKCKLQRNEDISIPKFCPECGSKLKVDSFSNIKIRCMAGLKCLSQFKKLLHYFCSKKGLNILGLGPKIIDKLVDLGYVSDLSDIFDLNVSLLTKVENIGIIKSQNIIRSINNSKNVSFSKFLCSLGIFEVGSIVARSISNYFFTLDKFMNSSKEEFLLINGIGVNIADNLYNFINDEFNKNIIFKLSKKLNISSDINAIIDNNNTLFRKKIVFSGSFSNFSRSKIIELSKKLGIIVVSSVSKSVDYIIIGKKPGRKLIKAKKFSIPGIYEKEFLNIINVYL; via the coding sequence ATGAAGGATATTAAAAATTATATATTAAAATTACAAGATGAAATTCGTTATCATGCGTATTTGTATCATACTTTAAATTCTCCTAAAATTTCTGATGAAAAATATGATTTTTTAGTGATAGAATTGCAAAGATTAGAAAAAAAATGTAAATATAGTGTTAGATTTAAAGATTCTCCTACACAATCTGTAGGTTCAGAAAATTTACCTGAATTTAAGAAGTTTAGTCATATTACTCCAATGTTATCTTTAAATAATGTATTTATTAAAAATGATTTTTTAAAATTTTATAAAAAAATTGTCAATAATATTACAGTCGAAAAAATTTTTTTTTGTTCCGAATTAAAATTTGATGGTGTGGCTATAAATTTAATATATATAAATGGACTATTGTTTCGCGCTGTAACTCGGGGTAATGGTTATGAAGGTGAAGATGTAACAAGTAATGTTAATATGATTTCGTCTGTTCCTAAAAAGTTAATTGGTATAGATATACCTGAAACTTTAGAGGTAAGAGGTGAAATTTTTATGTTAAAAAGTGATTTTAAAAAATTAAATGTTCGGTTGACAAAATTTAAAAAAAAATTGTTTTCGAATTCTAGAAATGCTGCTTCTGGGTCTTTGCGTCATAAAAATGCTAAAGTAACAGAATTAAGAAGTTTGACATTTTATTGCTATGGATGTGGTTATTGCAGTTATGAAAATTTTACGGACAGTCACTTTTTGAGATTAAAAAAGTTAAAAAGTTGGGGTTTTCCAATCAGTGATTATAATTTTTTGCATTCTTCGTATGATGAAATATTGCGTTTTTATAATTTTATTCAAAATGAACGCTATTTTTTAAATTTTAATATTGATGGAATAGTGATTAAAGTTGATTCTATTTGTCTGCAAAAATCATTAAGTACTACGAGTAAAGCGCCTCGGTGGGCAGTTGCATATAAATTTTCTGATAAAATTAAAATAACTACAATAATGAATATTTTATATCAAGTAGGGCGTACTGGTGTAATTACTCCGGTAGCGCAAGTTACTCCAATATATATATCTGGTGTTTTAATAAAAAAAGTTTCTTTGCATAATTTTAATGAAATAAGAAGGTTAAATTTAAACATTGGTGATTCTGTTTTTATTAAGCGATCTGGCGATGTAATTCCTCACATAATTGAAGTTGCATCTAAATGTAAATTACAACGCAACGAAGACATTAGTATTCCTAAATTTTGTCCAGAATGTGGTTCAAAATTAAAGGTTGATAGTTTTAGTAATATTAAAATACGTTGTATGGCTGGATTAAAATGTTTAAGTCAATTTAAGAAGTTATTACATTATTTTTGTTCTAAAAAGGGATTAAATATTCTTGGTTTGGGTCCAAAAATTATAGATAAATTAGTAGATTTAGGTTATGTTAGTGATTTATCAGATATTTTTGATTTAAATGTATCGTTGTTAACTAAAGTAGAAAATATAGGTATAATAAAATCACAAAACATTATAAGATCTATCAATAATTCTAAGAATGTTAGTTTTTCAAAATTTTTATGTTCGTTAGGAATATTTGAAGTAGGAAGTATAGTAGCTAGGAGTATTTCTAATTATTTCTTTACATTAGATAAGTTTATGAATTCTTCTAAAGAAGAATTTTTGTTAATAAATGGGATTGGTGTAAATATAGCTGATAATTTATATAATTTTATTAATGATGAGTTTAATAAAAACATTATATTTAAGTTATCGAAAAAATTAAATATTTCTTCAGATATTAATGCTATTATTGATAATAATAATACCCTGTTTAGAAAGAAAATTGTATTTAGTGGTTCGTTTTCTAATTTTTCTCGTTCAAAAATTATAGAACTATCTAAAAAATTAGGAATAATAGTTGTATCTTCTGTTTCTAAATCAGTAGATTATATTATAATAGGTAAAAAACCAGGTAGAAAGCTAATAAAAGCTAAAAAATTTAGTATACCTGGTATATACGAAAAAGAGTTTTTAAATATAATTAATGTTTACTTGTAG
- the gltX gene encoding glutamate--tRNA ligase, whose amino-acid sequence MIIKTRFAPSPTGPLHIGSVRTALYAWLFAKSMNGKFVLRIEDTDKRRSTNAFTSEIINNLEWLGLNWDEGPYFQSDRLEYYRNIIKKMVEAGLAYKCYCTNDRLLKLRKFQISLGKKPKYDRKCRYLVKKDILSTDYVIRFCNPDFGCVTFCDKIRGKISIENKELDDLVIQRADGIPTYNFCVVIDDRDMNITHVIRGEDHISNTPRQINILRALNANIPIYAHVSMVLSEDKQKLSKRNNTITSISEYRLCGYLPESLLNYIVRLGWSHGNQEIFSISEMIKYFTLESLNKSSSCLNKKKLLWLNRFYINNLPETVIKKHLQYQFNKNNIDYKNDSDLLKLVKLLGSRYYTLQEIVDYSRCFYNKSICFNSNIMSKHLDNSSKLILKKIYDKFLDLEVWNVEVIRSLLNSSVCELQISFKKVSMTIRIAVTGHVFSPNLCSVICFLGKNKFLLRIKEALLYIKNMCFEV is encoded by the coding sequence ATGATAATTAAAACTCGATTTGCTCCTAGTCCTACTGGGCCTTTGCACATTGGAAGTGTTCGTACTGCTTTATATGCATGGTTATTTGCGAAAAGTATGAATGGGAAGTTTGTTTTACGAATAGAGGATACAGATAAACGACGTTCAACTAATGCTTTTACTTCTGAAATAATTAATAACTTGGAATGGTTAGGATTAAATTGGGATGAAGGACCATATTTTCAAAGTGATAGGTTAGAGTATTATAGAAATATTATTAAAAAGATGGTCGAAGCCGGTTTGGCATATAAGTGTTATTGTACTAATGATAGGTTATTAAAATTAAGAAAATTTCAGATATCATTAGGAAAAAAACCAAAATATGATCGTAAATGTCGATATCTTGTTAAAAAAGATATATTAAGCACTGATTATGTGATTAGATTTTGTAATCCTGATTTTGGATGTGTTACGTTTTGTGATAAAATTAGGGGAAAAATATCGATAGAAAATAAGGAATTAGACGATTTAGTTATTCAGCGAGCTGATGGTATACCAACTTATAATTTTTGTGTAGTAATAGATGACAGAGATATGAATATTACTCATGTAATCAGGGGGGAAGATCATATTAGTAACACGCCGCGTCAGATTAATATATTACGAGCATTAAATGCGAATATTCCTATTTATGCTCATGTTTCAATGGTATTATCTGAAGATAAACAAAAGTTATCTAAGAGAAATAATACAATTACTAGTATATCAGAATATCGTTTGTGTGGTTATCTTCCAGAGTCTTTATTAAATTATATAGTTCGTTTAGGTTGGTCGCATGGAAATCAAGAAATTTTTAGTATTTCTGAAATGATAAAATATTTTACGTTAGAAAGTCTTAATAAGTCTTCTAGTTGTTTAAATAAAAAAAAATTATTATGGTTAAATCGATTTTATATCAATAATTTGCCAGAAACAGTTATTAAAAAACATTTACAATATCAGTTTAATAAAAATAATATAGATTATAAGAATGATTCAGATTTACTTAAATTAGTTAAGTTATTAGGCTCTCGTTATTATACTTTGCAAGAAATTGTTGATTATTCTAGATGTTTTTATAATAAATCTATTTGTTTTAATTCAAATATAATGTCTAAACATTTAGATAATTCTTCTAAATTAATTTTAAAAAAAATATATGATAAATTTTTAGATTTAGAAGTTTGGAATGTAGAAGTAATACGTTCTTTGTTAAATAGCTCTGTATGCGAGTTACAAATAAGTTTTAAAAAAGTTTCTATGACTATTCGTATAGCTGTAACTGGACATGTTTTTTCTCCAAATCTTTGTTCTGTTATATGTTTCCTTGGAAAAAATAAATTTTTATTAAGAATAAAAGAAGCTTTGTTGTATATTAAAAATATGTGTTTCGAAGTATAA
- the fliE gene encoding flagellar hook-basal body complex protein FliE, with translation MKIQNINNNLYSDDVIPYLSTEKITHPKNFYENFTNALKKTSANERNIFDKINNSQIDESNSSLNDIMVDLQKISISIQFLVQVKNKLVESYQEIMNMQI, from the coding sequence ATGAAAATACAAAATATAAACAATAACTTATATTCTGATGATGTAATACCATATCTTAGTACAGAAAAAATAACGCACCCAAAAAATTTCTATGAAAATTTTACTAATGCATTAAAAAAAACAAGCGCTAACGAAAGAAATATATTTGATAAAATAAATAATTCACAAATAGACGAATCAAATAGTTCTTTAAACGATATTATGGTAGATTTACAAAAAATATCTATTTCTATTCAATTTCTTGTTCAAGTAAAAAATAAACTGGTTGAAAGTTATCAAGAAATAATGAATATGCAAATTTAA
- the fliF gene encoding flagellar basal-body MS-ring/collar protein FliF, protein MGRTSNLNVKNRDLKRNFFSNLSLNVRVLLLVFLITLIVFYIFFFKPLNYSILYNNLSNDDEKSIVSRLISLKIPFKFNQNHSELLIPSNALKKVYLDLAEQGLPKEKKVGFELLDTEKFGLSQFNEEVNYERALEGELARSIQKLENIKTARVHIVLSKSSVFIREKKIPSASVILEIKPGRYLNYNQINSILHIVAQGVSNLQIENITIVDQFGNLLSSMNDLYNDSYSNNQLKYSNEIETGYKNKIESVLVPLVGVNNIHAQVTAQISFDKQENSEERFTPNYSNEKQSVRSVQNKKNIEFSEKYSDNSFSSNQGVLSNKKLNDLSNSSLLFNHNNIPNFSEQVSSTKNSKRNLSDESVIPQSSTNQNYIVNYELDHVISHNKFNVGNVKRLSVAVVINYVKDKHGKFVSLSTDKLNSIKKLVCESVGFSRKRGDSVSVVNFKFSTPEVYFQSPPSNYNKYISFNNLFEFFLICLGVIILCLLIIKLNFLKILFKNKKRIDISNNYAVKDNLTSQNKGVEDDKELKKKLSSVLESDPKEIAMVIRKWISG, encoded by the coding sequence ATGGGCCGTACATCTAATTTAAATGTAAAAAATAGAGATTTAAAACGTAATTTTTTTTCGAATTTATCACTAAATGTTCGTGTTTTACTGTTGGTTTTTTTAATTACGTTAATAGTATTTTATATATTTTTTTTTAAACCTCTTAATTATTCTATTCTTTATAATAACTTATCTAATGATGATGAAAAGTCGATAGTTTCGCGGTTAATTAGTTTGAAAATACCATTTAAGTTTAATCAAAACCATTCTGAGTTGCTGATACCTAGTAATGCACTTAAAAAAGTGTATTTGGATTTAGCAGAGCAGGGTTTACCTAAAGAGAAAAAAGTTGGTTTTGAATTATTAGATACAGAAAAGTTTGGTTTAAGTCAATTTAATGAAGAAGTTAATTATGAAAGAGCATTAGAAGGTGAATTAGCAAGGAGTATTCAAAAATTAGAAAATATAAAAACTGCTCGAGTTCATATAGTATTGTCTAAATCTTCAGTTTTTATTCGTGAAAAAAAAATTCCGTCTGCTTCTGTAATATTAGAAATTAAACCAGGTCGTTATCTTAATTATAATCAAATTAACTCTATTTTACATATAGTCGCTCAAGGTGTGTCGAATTTACAAATTGAAAATATTACAATAGTTGATCAATTTGGGAATCTATTAAGTAGTATGAATGATTTGTATAATGATAGTTATAGTAACAATCAGTTAAAATATTCTAATGAAATAGAAACTGGTTACAAAAATAAGATCGAAAGTGTGTTAGTTCCATTAGTTGGTGTAAATAATATTCATGCACAGGTTACTGCTCAAATAAGTTTTGATAAACAAGAAAATTCAGAAGAAAGATTTACTCCTAATTATAGTAACGAAAAGCAATCTGTCCGTTCTGTTCAGAATAAAAAGAATATAGAATTTAGTGAAAAATATTCAGATAATTCTTTTTCTTCAAATCAAGGTGTTTTATCTAATAAAAAATTGAATGATTTATCTAATTCATCTTTGTTATTTAATCACAATAATATTCCTAATTTTTCAGAACAAGTCTCATCTACAAAAAATTCTAAAAGAAATTTAAGCGATGAATCTGTTATTCCACAATCAAGTACTAATCAGAATTATATTGTTAATTATGAATTAGATCATGTAATTTCTCATAATAAATTTAATGTGGGAAATGTTAAGCGTCTTTCGGTTGCAGTAGTTATTAACTATGTTAAAGATAAACATGGTAAGTTTGTTTCTTTAAGTACAGATAAGTTGAATAGTATTAAAAAATTGGTTTGTGAATCTGTTGGGTTTTCTCGAAAAAGAGGAGATAGCGTTTCTGTAGTTAATTTCAAATTTTCAACGCCAGAGGTTTATTTTCAATCTCCTCCCAGCAATTATAATAAATATATTTCATTTAATAATTTGTTTGAGTTTTTTTTAATATGTCTAGGTGTAATAATATTATGTTTGTTAATTATCAAGTTAAATTTTTTAAAAATATTATTTAAAAATAAAAAGCGGATAGATATTTCTAATAATTATGCAGTTAAGGACAATTTGACATCACAGAATAAAGGTGTAGAAGATGATAAAGAATTAAAAAAAAAATTGAGTAGCGTATTAGAATCTGATCCGAAAGAGATTGCTATGGTTATTCGAAAATGGATAAGTGGTTAA
- a CDS encoding FliG C-terminal domain-containing protein gives MNLNGEQKSAVLLALVGIDKAIEILKELSIQEIENIAKCMSYMDVISSITADLVLSEFCNEVRINKDQNISFINNNFIISLLKKVLGEHHAVLLLDKFKNQKNISDNIKKLNLINPEKIVSLIKGEHPQIIATILIYLNRNHAANILSYFEDNLSLDIIRRIANFSSLKKLGQEEFVKIIDNLINKYQNSMLNQQGIVTAVELLKLIKRDQETKILTKMFSSDKVLAKRIKTKMLEFSDIINLDDVYIRRLIKVFPLYELSEIMKVEKEEFKKKFYKNMSLENTNLIKNYCSKKIFISNDLIQKKRNNLLNSVKKILYNS, from the coding sequence ATGAATTTAAATGGCGAACAAAAAAGTGCTGTCTTATTAGCATTAGTAGGTATAGATAAAGCTATAGAAATTTTAAAAGAACTTTCTATACAAGAAATTGAGAATATTGCTAAATGTATGTCTTACATGGATGTTATATCTAGTATAACTGCTGATTTAGTGTTATCTGAATTTTGTAATGAAGTTAGAATAAATAAGGATCAAAATATAAGTTTTATCAATAACAATTTTATTATATCTCTTTTAAAAAAAGTTCTAGGTGAACATCACGCTGTGTTACTTTTAGATAAATTTAAAAATCAAAAAAATATTTCAGATAATATAAAGAAGTTAAACTTAATTAATCCAGAAAAAATAGTAAGTTTAATTAAAGGTGAACATCCTCAAATTATTGCTACAATATTGATTTATTTAAATAGAAATCATGCAGCAAATATTTTATCATATTTTGAAGATAATTTAAGTTTAGATATAATTAGACGAATAGCTAATTTTTCTAGTTTAAAGAAATTAGGTCAAGAAGAGTTTGTTAAAATAATTGATAATTTAATAAATAAATATCAAAATTCTATGTTAAACCAACAAGGTATAGTTACTGCTGTAGAATTGTTAAAATTAATTAAGAGAGATCAGGAAACAAAAATTTTAACAAAAATGTTTTCATCAGATAAGGTATTAGCTAAACGAATTAAAACTAAGATGCTTGAGTTTTCGGATATTATAAATCTAGACGATGTATATATTCGGCGATTAATTAAAGTATTTCCGTTATATGAATTGTCTGAAATTATGAAGGTTGAAAAAGAAGAGTTTAAAAAAAAGTTTTATAAAAATATGTCTCTAGAAAATACAAATTTGATAAAAAATTATTGTTCAAAAAAAATATTTATTTCGAATGATTTAATACAAAAAAAAAGAAATAATTTATTAAATTCAGTCAAAAAAATTTTGTATAACAGCTAA
- a CDS encoding FliH/SctL family protein yields MSKNFLNKAWEKWNPGEIDTTTNITHNNFKKSDQVSNFSNTFTAEQNNDNLNNIKKNGYEDGFKRGKKEGFEAGFKKSFAEFEKKNREILNKMEDFLSNFRQSLSLFDEKVSSKIINTVLKISKKVLETTTLANDDSSFLKKIETIFQDRMFSLENPKLFISPNNQLLVKKYFGKIFSQYGWTICYNHYIPSGEFIISSGDTILDSTSSTRWNKLCKLVYFQEKQ; encoded by the coding sequence ATGTCTAAAAATTTTTTAAATAAAGCTTGGGAAAAATGGAATCCTGGAGAAATAGATACAACTACAAATATTACACATAATAATTTTAAAAAGTCAGATCAGGTAAGTAATTTTTCAAATACTTTTACTGCAGAACAAAATAATGATAATTTAAATAATATAAAAAAAAATGGTTATGAGGATGGTTTTAAAAGAGGTAAAAAGGAGGGTTTTGAAGCTGGATTCAAAAAGTCGTTTGCAGAGTTTGAGAAAAAAAATCGTGAAATTTTAAATAAAATGGAAGATTTTTTATCTAATTTTAGACAATCATTATCATTATTTGATGAAAAGGTTTCTTCTAAAATAATAAACACAGTTTTAAAAATTTCTAAGAAAGTTTTAGAGACTACTACATTAGCTAATGATGATTCTAGTTTTTTAAAAAAAATAGAAACAATATTTCAAGATCGGATGTTTTCTTTAGAAAATCCAAAACTATTTATTAGCCCGAATAATCAATTATTAGTTAAAAAGTATTTTGGTAAGATATTTAGTCAATATGGTTGGACAATTTGTTATAATCACTATATTCCTTCAGGAGAGTTTATAATTTCGTCAGGAGATACTATTTTAGATTCGACTTCTTCTACACGTTGGAACAAATTATGTAAACTAGTATATTTTCAGGAAAAACAATGA
- a CDS encoding FliI/YscN family ATPase, translating into MNLRIKKWLEKLDQFEKILVHMPSIMYCGKLIGINGLVLEVSGLKLPIGTICIVEKNNSILDSDMIEAEVIGFRRNLLLLLLLSNVSDLTADSKVTPKILNGSYYNINKLPVCDKLLGRIVDGLGKPLDNFSKIDSKYNVSLTNVSINPLHREPVTHVLDTGIRSINGLLTIGRGQKIGLFASSGLGKSVLLGMMTRYTQADIVILSLIGERGREVKEFIDSVLTETVLSRSIVISAPSESSVLMQTRGAIYAMRIAEYFRDKNFHVLLIMDSLTRYAMAHREISLSIGELPVSKGYPPSVFSKLFSLIERAGNGKINSGSITAFFTVLTEEEERYDPISESARSILDGHIILSREYAESGHYPAINIENSISRVMPNIVDSSHYSFACHFKKIVSLYQRNRDLINVGAYISGTDPDLDMAITLIPKLNKFLQQGMLEKSNFLDSKKSLYSLFN; encoded by the coding sequence ATGAATTTACGTATAAAAAAGTGGTTGGAAAAATTAGATCAATTTGAGAAAATATTAGTGCATATGCCCAGTATAATGTATTGTGGTAAATTAATTGGAATTAATGGTTTGGTATTAGAAGTAAGCGGATTGAAATTACCAATTGGTACAATATGCATTGTTGAAAAAAATAATAGTATTTTAGATTCTGATATGATAGAAGCTGAAGTGATTGGTTTTAGACGAAATTTGTTGTTATTACTTCTTTTATCAAATGTTAGCGATTTAACTGCTGATTCTAAAGTTACGCCAAAAATTTTAAATGGTAGCTATTATAATATTAATAAACTACCAGTGTGTGATAAATTATTAGGAAGGATCGTAGATGGTTTAGGAAAACCATTAGATAATTTTTCCAAAATTGATAGTAAATATAATGTTTCATTAACTAATGTATCAATTAATCCTCTTCATCGTGAGCCCGTAACTCATGTTTTAGATACTGGTATACGATCTATAAATGGATTATTAACGATTGGAAGAGGACAAAAAATAGGTTTGTTTGCTAGTTCTGGATTAGGAAAAAGTGTTTTGCTAGGTATGATGACACGGTACACTCAGGCAGATATAGTTATATTAAGTTTAATAGGTGAGCGTGGAAGAGAAGTAAAAGAGTTTATAGATTCTGTGTTAACTGAAACTGTTTTATCTCGTTCAATAGTTATTTCTGCACCTTCAGAATCATCAGTGTTGATGCAAACTAGAGGTGCTATTTATGCTATGCGAATAGCTGAATATTTTAGAGATAAAAATTTTCATGTTTTGTTAATTATGGATTCATTAACTCGTTATGCGATGGCACATCGGGAAATATCTTTATCAATAGGTGAGTTACCTGTTAGTAAGGGGTACCCGCCTTCTGTTTTTTCAAAATTGTTTTCATTGATAGAGCGTGCGGGAAATGGAAAAATAAATAGTGGATCGATTACTGCTTTTTTTACAGTTTTAACTGAAGAAGAGGAAAGATATGATCCCATTTCTGAATCTGCAAGATCAATTTTAGATGGGCATATTATACTTTCTCGTGAGTATGCGGAATCAGGTCATTATCCTGCTATTAATATAGAAAATTCAATTAGTCGCGTTATGCCGAATATTGTAGATAGTTCTCATTATTCTTTTGCTTGTCATTTTAAAAAAATTGTATCGTTATATCAGCGCAATAGAGACTTAATTAATGTTGGTGCATATATTTCAGGAACTGACCCGGATTTGGATATGGCTATTACTTTAATACCTAAATTAAACAAGTTTTTACAACAAGGAATGTTAGAGAAAAGTAACTTTTTAGATTCTAAAAAAAGTTTATATAGTTTATTTAATTAA
- a CDS encoding flagellar FliJ protein has protein sequence MYKKKRCFTLLKYLDVKSNYHIVLNLKKILSGIIQVKAQLDILMSYQCEYLKCLDQELKFYISGTRLAHYYNFIAFLIDGVNKQNDTMCKLYKQYNEYIYLWKKKQKKIKMWNNINSRLLLNRFKLSQLDDQDLLDSCCTYKYLLKNDREDTDYV, from the coding sequence ATGTATAAGAAAAAACGATGTTTTACCTTATTAAAGTATTTAGACGTTAAAAGTAATTATCATATAGTTCTTAACTTAAAAAAGATATTATCTGGTATAATTCAAGTTAAAGCTCAACTTGATATATTAATGTCTTATCAGTGTGAATATTTAAAATGTTTAGATCAAGAACTTAAGTTTTATATTTCAGGTACCCGACTAGCTCATTATTATAATTTTATTGCTTTTTTAATAGATGGTGTCAATAAACAAAACGATACTATGTGTAAGCTTTATAAACAGTATAATGAGTATATATATTTATGGAAAAAAAAACAAAAAAAAATTAAAATGTGGAATAATATTAATTCTAGATTGTTATTAAATAGATTTAAACTTAGTCAGTTAGATGACCAAGATTTATTAGATTCATGTTGTACGTATAAATATCTATTAAAAAATGATAGAGAAGATACGGATTATGTTTAA
- a CDS encoding flagellar hook-length control protein FliK, translating into MFKIEYNVSRNSTSVRRGQFYLNAFQLKKECNNYVVSKNKNTFFRDMILKMQQTIKFKDNMKSINDDYIYLKNNYCHSYGIKNKNFCSFDYFIFSKLFIIKKTSSFSNLFVLPKISEFFVQKKCLFIGLNKSKYTNFSLGHNISSWFYDDKLCCLFSILNFLADTSLNSIFSLNRKRYYSIIYSLDRDKIFKFGKIYKLFDIFKKKFILSCDYKFWKKFVFKKMLVFLNNKTKCITFILNSKHLGSVFIYFKIINNKSIILDLVTCRNEIKKIFQSHIIYLKNVLKDCGIEVSSINVSSREEFLNAVRTNYDRKFDSKILNHYNTVISKTKSHALRFYELDKNDYQYNYNNINMYV; encoded by the coding sequence ATGTTTAAAATTGAATATAACGTTTCAAGAAATAGTACTTCTGTACGTCGTGGTCAATTTTATTTAAATGCATTTCAGCTTAAAAAAGAATGCAATAATTATGTAGTTTCTAAGAATAAGAATACTTTTTTTCGTGATATGATTTTAAAAATGCAGCAAACTATAAAATTTAAAGATAACATGAAAAGTATTAATGATGATTATATTTATTTAAAAAATAATTATTGCCATAGTTATGGCATAAAAAATAAGAATTTTTGTTCTTTTGATTATTTTATTTTTAGTAAATTATTTATTATTAAAAAAACTAGTTCTTTTTCGAATTTATTTGTGTTACCTAAAATTTCTGAATTTTTTGTGCAAAAAAAATGTTTATTCATAGGTTTAAATAAATCTAAATATACTAATTTTTCATTAGGTCATAATATTTCTTCATGGTTTTATGATGACAAATTATGTTGTTTGTTTTCTATTTTAAATTTTTTAGCTGATACTTCATTGAATTCAATTTTTAGTCTAAATAGAAAACGTTATTATAGTATAATATATTCTTTAGATAGAGATAAAATTTTTAAGTTTGGTAAAATATATAAATTGTTTGATATATTTAAAAAAAAATTCATATTGTCATGTGATTATAAATTTTGGAAAAAATTTGTTTTTAAAAAAATGTTAGTATTTTTAAATAATAAAACTAAATGTATAACATTTATTTTAAATTCAAAACATTTAGGGTCTGTATTCATATATTTTAAGATAATTAATAATAAATCCATAATTTTAGATTTAGTAACTTGTCGTAATGAAATTAAAAAAATTTTTCAGTCTCATATTATTTATTTGAAAAATGTTTTAAAAGATTGCGGAATAGAAGTTAGTTCTATTAATGTGAGTAGTCGAGAAGAATTTTTAAATGCTGTACGAACAAATTATGATAGGAAGTTTGATAGTAAAATTCTTAATCATTATAATACTGTTATATCTAAAACAAAAAGTCATGCATTAAGATTTTATGAATTAGATAAAAACGATTATCAGTATAATTATAATAACATTAATATGTATGTTTAA